The following coding sequences are from one Shewanella violacea DSS12 window:
- a CDS encoding capsular polysaccharide biosynthesis protein has protein sequence MIQVTHQLWTASRGIARDPHLAKFFDPELNSGSEKCDSGAASSYKIKKLSPTSLPEQDDIVLGWGNKANTLKAKQFSGKYGLSYLRLEDGFIGYLGHPLDKSPRLSLIKDSSGIYYDARSQSDLEALCLTADDWFTDEHMRRANKLQLLWTQHGISKYNHRRCELPAWLDEQAPHSVILVVDQTFGDCSVNQGVGSKPEGSPLNTPEQDEREGRERFAAMLTDALVAHPNQLIVLKTHPDVIKGSKQGFLDITACSNPRVRLLGDDCSIDKLMAKSECVYTVTSQLGFEGLLYGLPVHCYGMPFYAGWGLTIDKQVCHRRRANSVNKPLSLAKLIAAALIEYPHYLNPETQAPCEVEDLLDWLIVQLNDGQYGVDTCYAFGFSLWKRAFIKPFIGRMAGRVVFIGNKNKLDSLIKADARANCTSSVLLWGKRQRSWLEELKQGCPVWFMEDGFIRSVGLGADLRRPSCLVIDRQGMYYAPDGPSDIVDLLNNISLNESHTRRAEHLAQSLVERAMSKYNVGQTSAASTLLDEIAELANLGSDSKSTAGKREIILVPGQFEQDQSIAASRGQIKTNLQLLHQVRSDYPQAYILYKEHPDLYSGVRPGALGEQAALQYADRYLSDVDIVSVLALCDRVCTITSLTGFEALLRHKNVTTYGSPFYAGWGLTEDALTFSDRTNLLSLSQLVYATLVSYPRYVDWSTGLLTTPERVIEQLSEERARYEQLGERGQQLGSSWWSRLGRKVKYFYQAYGM, from the coding sequence TTGATTCAGGTTACACATCAGCTTTGGACTGCTTCTCGCGGCATTGCTAGGGATCCTCATTTAGCTAAATTCTTTGACCCTGAGTTAAATTCAGGCTCAGAAAAATGCGACTCAGGCGCAGCTAGCTCATACAAGATAAAGAAGCTGAGCCCAACTAGCCTGCCAGAGCAAGATGATATTGTGCTGGGCTGGGGCAATAAGGCCAATACCCTGAAGGCGAAGCAGTTTTCTGGTAAATATGGCTTAAGCTACTTACGTCTCGAAGATGGGTTTATTGGATATTTAGGCCATCCGCTGGACAAGTCGCCGCGATTGTCACTGATTAAAGACAGTTCAGGGATCTATTATGATGCCCGTAGTCAGAGCGATTTAGAGGCCTTGTGCCTCACTGCCGATGACTGGTTTACCGATGAACATATGCGCCGAGCCAATAAGCTGCAATTGCTATGGACTCAGCATGGGATCTCTAAATACAACCATAGGCGTTGTGAGTTGCCAGCTTGGCTAGATGAGCAAGCGCCCCACTCGGTGATCTTAGTGGTGGATCAGACCTTCGGGGACTGCTCCGTCAACCAAGGTGTAGGTAGTAAACCCGAGGGCTCGCCACTTAACACGCCAGAGCAAGATGAACGCGAAGGGCGCGAGCGCTTCGCCGCCATGCTTACCGATGCGCTTGTAGCTCATCCGAATCAATTGATTGTACTGAAGACACATCCAGATGTGATCAAGGGCAGCAAGCAAGGTTTTCTTGATATTACCGCCTGTTCAAACCCTAGAGTTCGTCTGTTGGGTGACGATTGCAGCATAGACAAACTCATGGCCAAGTCTGAGTGTGTCTATACAGTGACGTCTCAGCTTGGCTTCGAAGGCCTGCTCTATGGTTTACCTGTACATTGCTATGGCATGCCATTTTATGCGGGTTGGGGACTGACCATAGACAAGCAGGTATGCCATAGGCGTAGGGCTAATTCGGTGAATAAGCCCTTGTCTCTGGCTAAATTAATCGCTGCAGCATTGATTGAATACCCTCATTATCTAAATCCGGAAACTCAAGCTCCCTGTGAAGTCGAAGACCTGCTCGATTGGCTTATTGTGCAGTTGAATGATGGCCAGTATGGGGTTGATACCTGTTATGCCTTCGGCTTCTCCTTGTGGAAAAGGGCATTTATTAAGCCTTTCATAGGCCGTATGGCCGGACGAGTGGTGTTTATCGGTAACAAGAACAAACTCGATAGCTTGATAAAAGCCGACGCTAGGGCTAACTGCACAAGCTCGGTATTGCTTTGGGGTAAGCGTCAAAGATCATGGCTTGAGGAGTTGAAACAAGGCTGCCCGGTCTGGTTTATGGAAGATGGTTTTATTCGCTCGGTGGGCCTGGGCGCCGATCTGCGTCGCCCTTCTTGTTTGGTTATCGATAGGCAAGGCATGTATTACGCGCCAGATGGACCGTCTGATATTGTAGACCTGCTCAATAACATCAGCCTGAATGAGAGCCATACACGCCGCGCCGAACATCTAGCTCAATCCTTGGTTGAGCGGGCCATGAGTAAGTATAACGTTGGCCAGACATCGGCGGCGAGTACGCTACTGGATGAGATAGCTGAGCTTGCTAACTTAGGTAGCGATAGCAAGTCAACCGCGGGCAAGCGGGAAATTATCTTAGTACCGGGTCAGTTTGAACAAGATCAATCTATTGCAGCCAGTCGTGGTCAGATTAAGACTAATTTGCAACTGTTACACCAGGTGAGGTCCGATTATCCCCAGGCCTATATCTTGTATAAGGAGCACCCGGATCTCTATTCTGGAGTTCGCCCAGGCGCTCTGGGCGAGCAGGCAGCCTTGCAATATGCCGACCGTTACCTCAGCGATGTGGATATCGTGTCCGTGTTAGCCCTGTGCGATCGAGTGTGCACAATTACCTCTCTGACCGGATTTGAGGCTCTACTGCGACATAAAAATGTGACCACTTATGGATCACCTTTTTATGCCGGATGGGGACTCACTGAGGATGCGTTAACGTTTAGCGATCGAACCAATCTCTTGAGTTTGTCTCAGTTGGTGTATGCCACTTTAGTGAGTTACCCAAGGTATGTGGATTGGTCTACTGGCTTGCTAACAACGCCTGAACGTGTAATTGAGCAACTGAGTGAAGAGCGTGCACGTTATGAGCAGCTCGGCGAGCGTGGTCAGCAGCTAGGTAGCTCTTGGTGGTCGCGTCTAGGCAGAAAAGTGAAATATTTTTATCAGGCCTATGGCATGTAG
- the rbsC gene encoding ribose ABC transporter permease, with amino-acid sequence MNQTATYNATGTKTFAWLKQQKALIALFVLIAVVSILNDQFFTMGNLMNILRQTSVNAIIAVGMTLVILTAGIDLSVGAILALTGALGASMVGAELPLTLALPLTLLLGGALGAMNGLLISKGKVQAFIATLVTMTAIRGLTMVYTEGRPISTGFTDTADNFAFIGTGWLAGVPVPVWMMLITFVLVWVMLTHTRLGRYIYAIGGNESAARLSGINVDRVKVAVYGLSGMMAALAGLIVTSRLSSAQPTAGTSYELDAIAAVVVGGASLAGGRGFIWGTLVGALIIGFLNNALNLLDVSSYYQMIAKAGVILLAVLADRKSNT; translated from the coding sequence ATGAATCAAACTGCAACTTATAACGCTACAGGCACAAAAACCTTTGCATGGCTGAAGCAGCAAAAAGCACTCATCGCCTTGTTCGTCTTGATTGCCGTGGTCTCGATATTAAATGACCAGTTCTTCACCATGGGCAACCTGATGAACATACTGCGTCAGACTTCGGTTAACGCCATCATCGCCGTGGGTATGACCTTAGTGATCTTGACCGCAGGTATAGACTTGTCTGTCGGTGCGATTCTGGCCCTGACTGGGGCACTTGGTGCGTCCATGGTGGGGGCCGAGTTACCCCTAACACTGGCATTACCTCTGACCTTGTTGCTAGGGGGAGCGCTCGGTGCCATGAACGGTTTGCTGATATCTAAAGGTAAGGTGCAGGCGTTTATCGCCACCTTGGTGACCATGACGGCTATTCGTGGCCTGACTATGGTCTATACCGAGGGGCGTCCTATCTCTACCGGCTTCACCGATACCGCCGACAACTTTGCCTTTATCGGCACCGGCTGGTTGGCTGGAGTACCCGTACCTGTCTGGATGATGTTGATCACTTTCGTGCTGGTTTGGGTCATGTTGACTCACACTCGGCTGGGTCGCTACATCTACGCCATAGGCGGTAATGAATCCGCTGCGCGCTTATCAGGCATCAATGTCGATAGGGTTAAAGTCGCGGTCTACGGGCTCTCGGGCATGATGGCGGCGCTGGCGGGTCTGATAGTGACCTCACGCTTGTCTTCGGCTCAGCCGACGGCAGGGACCTCCTATGAGCTAGATGCCATAGCGGCCGTGGTTGTTGGCGGTGCTTCTCTGGCTGGTGGTCGTGGCTTTATCTGGGGAACTCTGGTTGGCGCGCTGATCATAGGTTTTCTTAACAACGCTTTGAATCTGCTGGATGTGTCCTCTTATTATCAGATGATCGCCAAGGCAGGAGTAATTTTACTGGCGGTACTCGCCGACCGAAAATCCAACACATAA
- the kdsB gene encoding 3-deoxy-manno-octulosonate cytidylyltransferase, which yields MFNHLFPHTHSFKSSTPYIYHYLVFVVKESPLKAPNYKIIIPARMKSTRLPGKPLALICDQPMIWHVYQRALETNIGQDNIVIATDSEQICEVARGFGAQVLMTSDSHSSGTERCAEVVSLLDWHDDEIVVNLQGDEPLVTADLIKLTASTLASSSAAGMATLACAIKSQSELVDPNYVKLVTDINRKAMLFSRQPMPASITANADEEACIGGDFGPWLRHIGMYSYRVETLKILSALPETELEKYERLEQLRAMWHGIHIQVACVDDAPGHGVDTPADLQRVRAIVKANASVCA from the coding sequence ATGTTTAATCATCTGTTCCCCCATACACATTCATTCAAATCTAGTACACCTTACATTTATCACTATTTAGTTTTTGTGGTTAAGGAGTCTCCCCTGAAAGCACCAAATTATAAAATAATAATACCTGCACGAATGAAATCGACACGTTTGCCAGGTAAGCCTTTAGCGCTTATCTGTGATCAGCCCATGATATGGCATGTATATCAGCGGGCATTAGAAACTAACATTGGCCAAGATAATATCGTTATCGCTACGGACAGTGAGCAGATTTGTGAGGTAGCCAGAGGTTTTGGTGCCCAAGTCTTAATGACGTCAGACTCTCACTCTAGTGGTACCGAGCGATGCGCCGAGGTAGTATCTTTACTCGATTGGCATGACGATGAGATAGTGGTTAATTTACAGGGAGATGAGCCCCTGGTTACAGCCGATTTGATTAAGCTGACAGCCTCAACGCTGGCGAGTTCTTCTGCGGCTGGAATGGCAACCTTAGCCTGTGCTATCAAGAGCCAGTCCGAACTGGTGGATCCTAATTATGTAAAACTAGTCACAGATATCAATCGAAAAGCTATGCTATTTTCACGCCAGCCTATGCCAGCATCGATAACGGCTAATGCCGATGAGGAAGCTTGCATTGGTGGCGACTTTGGACCTTGGCTCAGGCATATAGGCATGTATAGTTATCGTGTTGAGACTCTCAAAATTTTAAGTGCCTTACCTGAGACTGAACTTGAGAAGTATGAACGCTTGGAGCAGCTTAGGGCTATGTGGCATGGTATCCATATTCAGGTAGCTTGTGTCGATGATGCCCCCGGTCATGGTGTCGATACTCCAGCTGATCTGCAAAGGGTTAGAGCAATAGTGAAAGCTAATGCATCAGTTTGTGCTTAA
- the rbsD gene encoding D-ribose pyranase, which translates to MRKGALLNSDLARVIALSGHTDEITIADAGLPVPECCERIDLALTHGVPAFIDTLRIVATELQIESVVIAEEMLVHNPGMHTQLLQLLDEIGQTQSQPISLSTVSHQAFKSQTANSRAVVRTGECTPYANIILQAGVVFK; encoded by the coding sequence ATGAGAAAAGGTGCACTGCTTAACAGTGATCTGGCGCGGGTTATTGCCCTGTCGGGTCATACCGATGAGATCACCATAGCCGACGCTGGTCTACCTGTGCCTGAGTGCTGTGAACGCATAGATCTGGCGCTGACCCATGGGGTGCCCGCGTTTATTGATACCCTAAGGATTGTGGCCACCGAGCTACAAATTGAATCTGTGGTGATTGCCGAAGAGATGTTGGTTCATAATCCAGGCATGCACACTCAGCTGCTGCAACTATTAGATGAGATAGGGCAAACGCAGTCTCAGCCTATTAGCCTTAGCACAGTCAGTCATCAAGCCTTTAAGAGCCAAACCGCCAACAGCCGCGCTGTGGTTCGTACCGGTGAATGTACCCCTTACGCTAATATCATTCTGCAAGCGGGAGTGGTCTTCAAATGA
- the rbsA gene encoding ribose ABC transporter ATP-binding protein RbsA, which yields MTALLSLSGIDKSFPGVKALDGAQVNVYPGQVMALMGENGAGKSTMMKVMTGIYQADAGEIILNGEPVRFYGPRQSQAAGISIIHQELNLIDHLSIAENIFLGREPKNIIGLIDWRKMFSEADALLARLNVQRSSREKMGTLPLGEQQMIEIAKALSFKSNIIVMDEPTDSLTERETASLFKVIRELREQGVGIVYISHRLQEIFTICDRVTVMRDGQFIAESDVSDLTEESLIELMVGRKLQDLYPRIEHNTGKVSMKVRNLSGEGISDISFDLHEGEILGFNGLMGAGRTELMRILFGDAKRTSGEVELYGKPVHPTHPSEGIKAGIAYISEDRKGDGLVLGMSVKQNMSLSSMTALSYMGAIKADAEHELASHFKQAFNIKTPSLDQPIGKLSGGNQQKAAIAKGLMANPKVLILDEPTRGVDVGAKKEIYQLINQYKKKGMSIILVSSDMPEVMGMSDRIMVMSGGRISGEFDATQVTQEQLLAAAIGNH from the coding sequence ATGACAGCACTCCTGAGCCTAAGTGGTATAGATAAATCTTTCCCTGGGGTGAAAGCCTTAGACGGTGCTCAAGTTAACGTGTATCCCGGTCAGGTGATGGCTCTGATGGGGGAGAATGGTGCGGGTAAGTCCACCATGATGAAAGTGATGACGGGTATTTATCAAGCCGATGCCGGTGAGATTATCTTAAACGGCGAGCCTGTGCGTTTCTATGGTCCTCGTCAGTCCCAGGCGGCGGGGATCAGCATCATACATCAGGAACTGAATCTGATTGATCATCTGTCCATTGCCGAAAACATCTTTCTTGGCCGTGAGCCGAAAAATATTATCGGCCTCATAGACTGGCGCAAGATGTTCAGTGAAGCCGATGCCCTCTTGGCGCGTTTGAATGTGCAGCGCAGCAGCCGCGAGAAAATGGGCACCTTGCCTCTGGGTGAACAACAGATGATAGAGATAGCCAAGGCCCTGTCGTTTAAGTCCAACATCATAGTGATGGACGAGCCCACAGATTCCCTCACCGAGCGTGAGACAGCTAGCCTGTTCAAGGTTATCCGCGAGCTAAGGGAACAAGGGGTGGGCATAGTGTATATATCCCATCGCCTGCAAGAGATATTTACCATCTGCGATCGCGTCACTGTGATGCGAGATGGTCAGTTTATTGCTGAATCAGATGTGTCTGACCTCACCGAAGAGAGCCTGATCGAGTTGATGGTCGGTCGTAAGCTTCAAGACCTGTATCCACGTATCGAACACAATACGGGTAAGGTGTCGATGAAAGTGCGTAACCTGTCTGGTGAGGGAATAAGTGATATTAGTTTCGACCTACATGAGGGGGAGATCTTAGGCTTCAACGGCTTGATGGGCGCGGGACGGACCGAGTTGATGCGTATCTTGTTTGGCGATGCTAAGCGCACCAGCGGTGAGGTGGAACTGTACGGCAAACCTGTGCACCCGACTCATCCAAGCGAAGGCATAAAAGCCGGTATTGCTTACATTTCCGAAGACCGTAAGGGTGACGGCCTAGTGCTGGGAATGTCGGTGAAACAGAATATGAGCCTAAGTTCTATGACTGCATTGTCTTACATGGGAGCAATCAAGGCCGATGCCGAGCACGAATTGGCGAGCCATTTCAAACAGGCTTTCAATATAAAGACACCATCATTGGACCAGCCCATAGGCAAGTTATCCGGTGGCAATCAGCAGAAGGCGGCGATAGCCAAGGGTTTGATGGCCAATCCAAAAGTATTGATCTTAGATGAGCCCACCCGGGGAGTCGATGTGGGTGCGAAGAAAGAGATTTACCAACTGATTAACCAGTACAAGAAAAAGGGCATGAGCATCATTCTTGTCTCTTCCGATATGCCGGAGGTGATGGGGATGAGCGACCGGATAATGGTGATGAGCGGAGGTCGTATCAGCGGCGAATTCGACGCCACCCAAGTGACTCAGGAACAACTCTTGGCTGCGGCCATCGGCAACCACTGA
- the rbsK gene encoding ribokinase, translated as MAKLSVLGSINVDHLMQVGAAPRGGQTIQAKQYQIVAGGKGANQAVAAAKLGADVAMIACIGTDAIGEQMKQGLADIGIDTKGITTITGENTGVAMIYVEDSGENRIGIWPGANASLTETVMSEHKASIQDSDLLLLQLETPVETLVAAAKIAKAAGTRVVLNPAPAKALPEALLSNVDIITPNETEAEQLTGVAISELSDADMAANKLHTKFGIETVLITLGERGVWLSHKGEGKHIAGFVMQAIDTTAAGDTFNGGFVTGLLEGQSMLDSVRFGQAAAALSVTRMGAQSSIPTRVETLALLA; from the coding sequence ATGGCCAAATTATCCGTATTGGGCAGCATCAACGTAGATCACCTGATGCAAGTCGGCGCCGCGCCAAGAGGCGGGCAGACTATTCAAGCCAAACAGTACCAAATAGTAGCGGGTGGCAAGGGTGCAAATCAGGCTGTGGCCGCGGCCAAGCTGGGAGCTGACGTGGCTATGATAGCCTGTATCGGCACTGACGCCATTGGCGAGCAGATGAAACAAGGTCTCGCCGATATAGGTATAGATACCAAGGGCATCACTACAATTACCGGTGAAAATACCGGCGTGGCGATGATTTACGTCGAGGACTCGGGTGAAAACCGTATCGGTATCTGGCCCGGTGCTAACGCTTCCCTGACTGAGACTGTGATGTCTGAGCATAAGGCCAGTATTCAAGACTCAGACTTGCTCTTGCTCCAGCTGGAAACGCCTGTTGAGACTTTAGTCGCGGCGGCTAAAATAGCCAAAGCTGCCGGTACTCGAGTGGTGTTAAATCCCGCCCCTGCTAAGGCGTTACCGGAGGCTTTATTATCTAATGTTGATATCATTACGCCCAATGAGACCGAAGCCGAGCAGCTGACCGGCGTGGCCATCAGTGAGTTATCAGATGCTGATATGGCGGCTAATAAGCTGCACACTAAATTTGGTATCGAAACTGTGCTGATCACCTTAGGCGAACGTGGTGTATGGTTGTCACATAAGGGCGAGGGTAAGCACATCGCCGGTTTCGTGATGCAGGCCATAGATACAACGGCTGCCGGGGACACCTTTAACGGCGGTTTCGTTACCGGATTACTGGAAGGTCAATCTATGCTGGATTCGGTGCGTTTTGGTCAGGCGGCCGCGGCATTGTCCGTGACTCGCATGGGGGCACAAAGTTCAATTCCGACTCGGGTAGAAACCTTGGCCTTGCTAGCTTAA
- the rbsB gene encoding ribose ABC transporter substrate-binding protein RbsB, with amino-acid sequence MNKLLKSAAALALALGLTAPAMAQDTIALVVSTLNNPFFVSMKEGAQQKAEELGYKLIVLDSQNDPSKELSNIEDLTIRQVKAILLNPTDSDAASNAARMVNRAGIPLLTLDRGVTRGKVVSHIASDNVAGGKLAGDFIAGKLGKGVKVIQLEGVAGTSASRDRGEGFALAVAAHGFEMQASQPADFDRTKGLNVTENLLASKPDVQAIFAQNDEMALGALRAVRGAGKEVLIVGFDGTDEGIEAVKRGLLSATVAQQPKLIGELGVETAVKVLKGETVPEFQPVPLQIITQ; translated from the coding sequence ATGAATAAGCTACTTAAATCAGCCGCAGCCCTAGCTTTAGCGCTGGGCCTAACCGCTCCGGCCATGGCACAAGACACCATAGCCCTGGTGGTATCGACCCTGAACAATCCGTTTTTCGTGTCGATGAAAGAGGGTGCACAGCAGAAGGCCGAAGAGCTGGGCTATAAGTTGATAGTACTCGACTCTCAGAACGATCCGTCTAAGGAGCTGAGCAATATTGAAGACCTGACGATTCGTCAGGTAAAGGCTATCTTGCTGAACCCAACTGATTCCGATGCAGCCTCGAATGCGGCTCGCATGGTGAACCGAGCTGGCATCCCATTACTGACACTTGATCGCGGCGTAACCCGAGGCAAGGTAGTGTCCCACATAGCTTCTGATAATGTGGCTGGTGGTAAGCTTGCTGGTGACTTCATCGCAGGCAAGCTAGGTAAAGGCGTTAAGGTTATCCAACTCGAGGGGGTGGCGGGTACCTCGGCTTCCCGTGATCGTGGTGAAGGCTTTGCCCTCGCCGTTGCGGCTCACGGCTTTGAGATGCAAGCGTCGCAACCCGCAGATTTCGATCGTACTAAAGGCTTGAACGTTACCGAGAACTTGTTGGCTTCTAAGCCCGATGTGCAGGCCATATTTGCCCAGAACGATGAGATGGCTTTGGGGGCTCTGCGGGCAGTTCGTGGTGCCGGTAAAGAGGTGTTGATTGTAGGTTTCGATGGTACAGACGAAGGTATTGAAGCCGTTAAACGTGGCCTATTGAGCGCAACTGTAGCGCAGCAGCCAAAATTGATTGGCGAGCTGGGTGTGGAGACTGCAGTTAAGGTGCTTAAAGGCGAAACCGTTCCCGAGTTTCAACCTGTGCCTCTGCAGATTATTACTCAATAA
- a CDS encoding capsule biosynthesis protein, translated as MNILFLQGPLGPFFNLLAAHFSSMGHDCHKINFNGGDKLYSGADHIVDYSGTCADWPEFLRDYIERYKIDSIAVYGDCRLYHKAAHQVSLELGLNFWAFEEGYLRSGFVTLELGGCNANSLLFNNIEALPQIDCQDTKNIQGVKSVGSTFGLRAWFAGRYYFAMSLSANQFASYAHHRPWTTIEEAVFWIKSLAQKWWSKLMDPPRYRRFIRRYDGQFFLLPLQVEVDFQLRDHSRFESVEQVIIEVLGSFSAHASSDQALLIKHHPQNRGFVHYGDLIDKLVSELGLEGRVLYGHDFNLPDVYRHVKGVVTVNSTVGLSALLHHLPTVVLGKSIYDIHGLTYEHGLDRFWRDNYSVDQDLFARFRTYLCLQTQVPGDFYKNSAPLVASAYQKITAQGKQ; from the coding sequence ATGAATATTTTGTTTTTACAGGGGCCTTTAGGGCCATTCTTTAACTTGTTAGCGGCTCATTTCTCTTCGATGGGTCATGATTGTCATAAGATAAATTTTAATGGTGGCGATAAACTCTATAGCGGCGCCGATCATATTGTCGATTACTCAGGAACTTGTGCAGATTGGCCTGAGTTTCTCAGGGACTACATCGAGAGGTACAAGATAGACTCCATAGCCGTCTATGGCGATTGCCGTTTATATCATAAGGCCGCTCATCAGGTATCACTCGAACTTGGGCTTAATTTTTGGGCCTTCGAAGAAGGTTATCTGAGATCAGGTTTCGTGACCTTAGAGCTTGGAGGCTGTAACGCCAACTCTTTATTGTTCAACAACATAGAGGCCTTACCCCAGATTGATTGCCAAGATACCAAAAATATTCAAGGCGTTAAAAGCGTGGGTAGCACCTTTGGTCTACGAGCCTGGTTCGCCGGTCGTTACTATTTTGCGATGAGTTTATCGGCAAACCAATTTGCCTCATATGCTCATCACAGACCTTGGACCACCATAGAGGAAGCTGTTTTCTGGATAAAAAGTTTGGCTCAGAAGTGGTGGTCAAAACTTATGGACCCTCCGCGTTACAGGCGTTTTATTCGTCGCTACGATGGGCAGTTTTTCTTACTGCCTCTACAGGTGGAGGTTGATTTTCAGCTGAGGGACCATTCCCGCTTCGAGTCCGTAGAGCAAGTCATCATCGAGGTTCTAGGCTCATTTTCGGCTCATGCCAGTAGCGATCAAGCCTTGTTGATTAAACACCATCCGCAGAATCGAGGCTTCGTTCATTATGGCGACTTGATAGACAAGTTAGTATCCGAGTTAGGCTTAGAGGGGCGTGTGCTTTATGGCCATGATTTTAATCTTCCAGATGTATACCGCCATGTTAAGGGCGTGGTGACCGTTAATAGCACAGTGGGGCTCTCGGCCTTATTGCATCATCTGCCTACTGTGGTGCTTGGAAAATCTATCTATGATATCCATGGCCTCACTTATGAGCATGGTTTAGACCGTTTTTGGCGGGATAATTACAGTGTAGATCAAGATCTGTTTGCCCGCTTTAGAACCTATCTTTGCCTGCAGACCCAAGTACCCGGTGATTTTTACAAGAATTCTGCCCCCTTAGTTGCGAGTGCCTACCAGAAGATCACTGCACAAGGTAAACAATAA
- a CDS encoding glycosyltransferase: MQSVLPLVSFIVPFTERSYLPFDARLSLLLTELCSLANCEVILHVTGVISDKYSQVIRQLESSLVVVQQVKSDNDTYSAGQARNHAVTVAKSDYIFFIDADLAVAPELFSQLKARVHKLATIGPFAFEMYPCLYLSQQATVNFKSDFNAYLDSFMQGHNDMAEGIALASSCLLLNRNWFLQLGGFDIEFIGHGGEDFGLIHKLCLHYPISSFPADYADNIKGQHPGGYLGCRRYFSLYALQHLFEGRFLVHLWHSRPLTHHYHKRRVVNDKLLSDKLRQVRLIQQTVTLESTNSLQASCKVTGKVVADLNANFTSWMESNQIQNGYPIENYPGLFKWADNVVIKRTFRRKLRKLYLKPILFFKDMVFKT, translated from the coding sequence ATGCAAAGTGTACTCCCTTTGGTTTCATTCATTGTGCCATTTACCGAACGTTCGTATTTGCCCTTCGATGCTCGGCTCAGCTTATTATTAACTGAACTTTGTTCGCTGGCCAATTGTGAGGTGATTTTGCATGTCACTGGCGTCATAAGCGATAAATACAGTCAAGTTATACGTCAATTAGAGTCGTCATTAGTTGTTGTACAACAAGTCAAAAGCGATAACGACACTTACTCTGCTGGTCAAGCCAGAAATCATGCTGTCACAGTGGCAAAAAGCGACTATATATTTTTTATCGATGCTGACTTGGCTGTTGCTCCTGAGTTATTTTCCCAATTGAAAGCCAGAGTACACAAGCTTGCAACTATCGGCCCTTTTGCGTTTGAAATGTACCCTTGTTTGTATTTAAGCCAGCAGGCAACAGTTAATTTTAAAAGTGACTTTAATGCGTATCTTGATTCATTTATGCAAGGCCACAACGACATGGCTGAAGGCATTGCCCTTGCAAGCAGTTGTCTGTTGCTCAATCGCAATTGGTTTTTACAGCTAGGTGGTTTTGATATTGAGTTTATTGGTCATGGTGGTGAAGACTTTGGGCTTATCCATAAGTTGTGTCTGCATTACCCTATAAGTTCATTTCCAGCAGATTACGCTGATAATATCAAGGGGCAGCATCCTGGAGGATATCTGGGCTGTCGTAGATATTTTAGTTTGTATGCGTTGCAGCATTTATTTGAAGGACGTTTTTTAGTGCATTTGTGGCACTCAAGACCGCTAACTCATCATTATCATAAGCGTCGTGTGGTTAACGATAAGTTACTCAGTGATAAATTACGCCAAGTTAGGCTTATCCAACAAACGGTAACCCTTGAAAGTACAAATTCGCTACAAGCATCGTGTAAAGTAACAGGTAAGGTAGTTGCTGATCTTAATGCCAATTTTACATCATGGATGGAGTCGAACCAGATTCAGAACGGTTACCCAATTGAGAATTATCCGGGCCTGTTTAAGTGGGCTGATAATGTGGTGATAAAGCGAACATTTCGGCGGAAGTTACGCAAGCTTTATCTTAAACCAATCCTATTTTTTAAGGATATGGTCTTTAAAACATAG
- a CDS encoding acyloxyacyl hydrolase, with product MIKQNVDINLVECSYLMLLDSGDINDSWYWYPVGTLGLLVTNSDDGFYLGGGLGLGWHINDNILIFSEGGVDWFSDYQYGERGKAYKNYGGPWQYFLKLGSSYKFSTRWRLGYAYMHISNGLRYEVNPAFDGHSVFLSFKF from the coding sequence ATGATTAAACAAAACGTCGATATAAATTTGGTGGAATGTAGTTATTTAATGCTGTTAGATTCAGGAGATATCAATGATTCCTGGTACTGGTATCCGGTGGGTACTTTGGGACTCTTGGTTACCAACAGTGATGATGGCTTTTATTTGGGGGGAGGATTGGGCCTTGGCTGGCATATTAACGATAATATCCTGATTTTTTCCGAGGGCGGTGTGGACTGGTTCAGTGATTATCAATATGGCGAGCGGGGTAAGGCGTATAAAAATTATGGTGGGCCTTGGCAATACTTTTTGAAGTTGGGTTCTAGCTACAAATTTTCAACTCGTTGGCGTTTAGGTTACGCCTATATGCATATCTCAAATGGGCTTAGATATGAAGTAAACCCAGCTTTCGATGGTCATAGTGTGTTTTTAAGTTTTAAGTTTTAA